One Pyrus communis chromosome 4, drPyrComm1.1, whole genome shotgun sequence genomic region harbors:
- the LOC137732278 gene encoding transcription factor MYB14-like, with the protein MGRAPCCEKMGLKKGPWTSEEDQILTSFIQKYGHGNWRALPKQAGLLRCGKSCRLRWVNYLRPDIKRGNFTREEEEAIIKLHEMLGNRWSAIAARLPGRTDNEIKNVWHTHLKKRLKDHTTTTSPTRSSSNSTSNVTSQFADEPENLNYPQPSSSDVSSSVTEVSAALSTDQDTIVVKGENMELSETFPDIDDSFWSEALSTDNSSVPLQFPRASNDEPILEFPIIKNDSEEFGFSFGLNMDDGMEFWYDLFIRTGHGGTPELPEF; encoded by the exons ATGGGGAGAGCTCCTTGCTGTGAGAAGATGGGATTGAAGAAGGGGCCATGGACCTctgaagaagatcaaattcTTACATCCTTCATCCAAAAATATGGCCATGGAAATTGGCGTGCCCTGCCAAAGCAAGCTG GGTTGTTGAGATGTGGAAAGAGCTGCCGACTCCGGTGGGTAAACTATTTGAGGCCGGATATTAAGAGAGGAAACTTCacaagagaagaagaggaagctaTCATTAAGTTGCATGAAATGCTGGGTAACAG GTGGTCAGCAATTGCAGCAAGATTACCAGGACGCACCGATAACGAAATAAAAAATGTATGGCACACCCACTTgaaaaaaagactcaaagatCATACTACAACAACATCACCAACAAGAAGTAGTAGTAACAGTACTTCCAATGTCACAAGCCAATTTGCTGATGAACCTGAAAATTTGAATTATCCACAACCATCTTCTAGTGATGTTTCCTCCTCAGTCACAGAAGTCTCAGCTGCATTGAGTACCGATCAGGACACAATCGTCGTCAAGGGCGAAAACATGGAGTTGTCGGAAACCTTCCCCGATATTGATGACAGCTTCTGGTCAGAGGCACTTTCAACTGATAATTCCAGCGTGCCATTACAATTTCCAAGGGCCTCAAATGATGAACCAATATTGGAGTTTCCCATCATCAAAAACGATTCGGAGGAATTTGGTTTTAGTTTTGGTCTAAACATGGATGATGGCATGGAATTTTGGTATGATCTTTTCATTAGAACTGGTCATGGGGGAACGCCAGAATTAccagaattttga